A genomic window from Sphingobacteriales bacterium includes:
- a CDS encoding competence/damage-inducible protein A: MKATILCIGDELLIGQTLNTNAQWISQRMNEIGVDVIHHISLSDNKNDIVQSLNTALSTSSVVLLTGGLGPTSDDITKDVLTEYFNAQLVYNEAAFQNIASIYKLRNREITAEAKAMAYVPDNCRVIQNTLGTAPGMLFRKGDKVIVSMPGVPYEMKAMITDAVMPYLLQHFSLPVILHRSILSAGVGETVLAERLRDFEATKDERVKLAYLPNVGKVRLRLTVKGNDGKVSQQIIDTAEAVVVNAVEEFIYGFEEDRLEQKIGDMLLDRKWTLGTAESCTGGYIAHLITSVSGSSSYFMGSIVSYSNKVKKEILGVKEETLIQYGAVSEQTVQEMITGALNVLQTDVVIAVSGVAGPTGGTAEKPVGTVYIGVGSKEKTIVRRLSFTNNRERNIQLAGVLSLVMLRKFLMNQLKS, encoded by the coding sequence ATGAAAGCTACTATACTTTGTATCGGCGATGAGTTGTTAATTGGCCAGACCCTGAATACGAATGCACAGTGGATATCCCAAAGGATGAATGAAATAGGTGTGGATGTCATCCATCATATTTCATTGAGTGACAATAAGAATGATATTGTTCAATCCCTGAATACGGCACTTTCCACTTCGTCCGTCGTTCTCCTGACTGGTGGATTAGGACCCACTTCCGATGATATCACCAAAGATGTATTGACTGAATACTTCAACGCACAGCTCGTATACAATGAAGCCGCCTTTCAAAATATTGCTTCTATATATAAACTAAGAAACAGGGAGATTACTGCGGAAGCCAAAGCGATGGCATACGTTCCGGACAATTGCAGGGTGATTCAGAATACATTAGGAACCGCACCCGGAATGTTGTTCAGGAAAGGGGATAAGGTAATCGTTTCTATGCCGGGTGTGCCTTATGAGATGAAAGCGATGATAACGGATGCGGTGATGCCGTATCTGCTGCAGCATTTTTCGCTTCCGGTGATATTGCACAGAAGTATTCTGTCGGCCGGTGTGGGAGAGACCGTATTGGCGGAGCGGCTGCGTGATTTTGAAGCTACCAAAGATGAACGCGTAAAACTGGCTTACCTGCCCAATGTAGGGAAAGTCAGGTTGCGCCTGACCGTGAAGGGTAATGACGGCAAAGTATCACAGCAGATAATCGATACGGCGGAAGCTGTTGTGGTAAATGCCGTTGAAGAATTTATTTATGGCTTTGAAGAAGACAGGCTGGAGCAGAAAATTGGAGATATGCTGTTGGACAGGAAATGGACTCTCGGGACGGCAGAGAGTTGTACGGGCGGTTATATTGCCCATTTGATAACCTCCGTTTCAGGCAGTTCTAGCTATTTTATGGGTAGTATTGTTTCTTATTCCAATAAAGTGAAAAAAGAAATATTGGGTGTAAAAGAGGAGACGCTGATTCAATATGGTGCGGTGAGTGAACAGACGGTTCAGGAAATGATTACAGGTGCATTGAATGTTCTGCAAACGGATGTGGTTATTGCCGTATCGGGTGTTGCAGGCCCTACCGGTGGCACTGCGGAGAAGCCTGTAGGGACTGTTTACATTGGCGTGGGAAGTAAAGAAAAAACGATTGTAAGGCGGTTGTCTTTTACCAATAACAGAGAACGGAACATTCAGCTTGCAGGAGTGTTATCGCTGGTAATGCTCCGAAAATTTTTAATGAATCAATTAAAATCTTAA